The Rhodococcus sp. B50 DNA window GGGACCCGAGACTGCTCCGGAAGCGGGGCTATCTCGCCTCGCTCGCGACGGCCTGGGTGGACACCCCGGCCGTCGTGGCGGGGGTCTCGGCGCAGCACGCGGCCTCGCTCGCGGCCACGCAGACCGCGGATCTGCCCACGACGGGCGCGAGTTCGGCGCTCTTCGCGCTGGCCGCGATGGCGGAGGCCGGTCTCACCGGACCTCTCGTCGGAGTCGAACAGGCCAGCCTGTCGGGGCTGACCGTCGCGGAGGGGACGGCCGAGGTCCGTCGTCGGGAGAGACCGGCACGGCCCGTGCTCGATTCGGCACAGACCCTGCCCGGCGAGATCCCGATCTCGCTGGCGGCCTACGAGCGGGCCTTCGAAGCCAAGGTGCGATGGGAGGGTGGCCGTTTCCTCGACAGCGACCAGGTCGACTTCCCGCCGCGCTACAGGGTCGACGAGGACGGCTCGCTCGACACCGAGTACACCTTCGTCGAACTGCCGCGCACCGGGACGGTCTACACCGAGGTCACCGTGCACGTGCCGGTGCCGGGTCTGCGCACCCCGTACTCGCTCGTCGTCGTCGACCTCGACGGTGTCGGAGTGCGTGCCCTGGTGCGGGTCACCGGCACCGTCGCCGGCAGCGTCGACATCGGTGACCGGGGACGTCTGGTGCTTCGCCGCATCGCGGTACGTTCGGGTGTCCCCGACTACGGATACGCCTTCGAACCCGATTCGGATCCCGTGGACGAGGAGGAAGCGGCATGAGAAAGGTCGCGATCGTCGGCGCAGGAATGACACCCTTCGCCGAACATTTCGCCCTGGGCATCCGGGACCTGCTTCCGATGGCCTTCGCCGAATGCGCGGCGAGCGTCGACAAGGGCGTGCGGAAGTCGGACATCGATGCGGCGTGGTTCGGATCGATGGGGACGACGGACGGTTTCCCGTCCGGGATCCTCGCCGACACCCTGGGTCTGCACGACGTTCCGGTGACGCGGGTCGAGAACTCCTGCGCGACCGGACACGATGCGATCCGCAACGCCGTCTACGGCATCGCATCGGGGGCGTGCGACGTCGCACTCGTGATGGGTGCCGACAAACTCCGGGAGACGGCCTCGAAGGGCATGCTCTGGGAGTGGGAATCCATGACGCGCGACATGGCGTGGGATTTCCCGCTCGGTCTCGCACAGGCGGGATTCGCGCTGCACATGCGTCGCTATCTGTACGAGTCGCCGGCCACCCGTGAACACATGGCGATGGTCGCGGTGAAGAACCACCGTAACGCTCTGAACAATCCCAAGGCATGCCGCCGATTCGAGCTGTCGGTGGAGGAGGTGCTGGCCGCCGACACGGTGGTGACACCGTTCGGC harbors:
- a CDS encoding OB-fold domain-containing protein, with amino-acid sequence MPYIASIGTYLPCWGTHDARIAGDDEDAVTLAVEAGRAALEAGGSVEYVVLVGRDLPLTESSNAAVLLAGLGLDPELEVIERLGGAPATLDALGSARPRTLVIGVDLNSAGAAAALTSDHGLQVRTAARVSRSLPVRTRNASGDIHDYGDPRLLRKRGYLASLATAWVDTPAVVAGVSAQHAASLAATQTADLPTTGASSALFALAAMAEAGLTGPLVGVEQASLSGLTVAEGTAEVRRRERPARPVLDSAQTLPGEIPISLAAYERAFEAKVRWEGGRFLDSDQVDFPPRYRVDEDGSLDTEYTFVELPRTGTVYTEVTVHVPVPGLRTPYSLVVVDLDGVGVRALVRVTGTVAGSVDIGDRGRLVLRRIAVRSGVPDYGYAFEPDSDPVDEEEAA
- a CDS encoding thiolase family protein produces the protein MRKVAIVGAGMTPFAEHFALGIRDLLPMAFAECAASVDKGVRKSDIDAAWFGSMGTTDGFPSGILADTLGLHDVPVTRVENSCATGHDAIRNAVYGIASGACDVALVMGADKLRETASKGMLWEWESMTRDMAWDFPLGLAQAGFALHMRRYLYESPATREHMAMVAVKNHRNALNNPKACRRFELSVEEVLAADTVVTPFGVYDCAPQSDGAAALILVADDVVDRYTDRPVWIRGTGLGFDAVMHQHKRDLTSFAATRRAAKQAFGTAGLSPGDIDVAEIHDYFTGIEIISYEDLGFAERFEGSKLLEAGVTEIGGSLPVNPSGGLNTKGHPPGATGVAQCVELFEQLRGQAVNQVDGARTGLAHNVGGPTAVAAVTILEGPGG